One Meriones unguiculatus strain TT.TT164.6M chromosome 5, Bangor_MerUng_6.1, whole genome shotgun sequence DNA segment encodes these proteins:
- the LOC110562199 gene encoding regenerating islet-derived protein 3-alpha-like, translating to MILLTDKMLPHLTLTGASWTLLSCLFLFQVQGEDSQNKVPSPRTSCPTGSKAYRSHCYALIVTPKSWFQADLACQKRNSGHLVSILSGAEASFVSSLVNGTVNNYREIWIGLHDPTMGHQPNGGGWEWSNSDVLSYHNWDGDPTSTVNRGHCGSLTATSGFLKWGDHHCDEELPFVCKFK from the exons ATGATACTCCTCACAGACAAGATGCTGCCTCACCTGACCCTCACCGGTGCATCCTGGACGCTGCTCTCCTGCCTATTCTTATTCCAGGTACAAG GTGAAGACTCCCAGAACAAAGTGCCCTCTCCACGTACCAGCTGTCCCACGGGATCCAAGGCCTATCGCTCCCACTGCTATGCCTTGATTGTGACACCCAAATCCTGGTTTCAAGCAGAT CTGGCCTGCCAGAAGAGGAACTCAGGACACCTTGTGTCTATTCTTAGTGGAGCTGAGGCTTCCTTTGTTTCCTCCCTGGTGAATGGCACAGTGAACAACTACCGAGAGATCTGGATTGGGCTACACGATCCAACGATG GGTCACCAACCTAATGGAGGTGGATGGGAGTGGAGTAACTCCGATGTGCTGAGTTATCACAACTGGGATGGGGACCCTACCTCTACTGTTAATCGTGGCCACTGCGGGAGTCTGACAGCAACATCag GATTTCTGAAGTGGGGAGATCATCACTGTGATGAGGAATTACCCTTTGTCTGCAAGTTCAAGTAA
- the LOC110562194 gene encoding regenerating islet-derived protein 3-beta-like, which produces MLPRTALVSTSWRLLCGLMLLSQVQGEDSLKEIPSPRLSCPAGSRAYGSYCYTLFRIPQSWFDAELACQKRPSGHLVSVLSGAEASFVSSLVKSTGNTYQYIWIGLHDPTLGEEPNGGGWEWSNNDVMNYFNWERNPSNCLDRGFCGSLSRASGFLKWRDNICDMKLPYVCKFKD; this is translated from the exons ATGCTTCCTCGCACGGCGCTAGTCAGCACGTCTTGGAGGCTGCTCTGCGGCCTGATGCTCCTTTCTCAGGTGCAAG GTGAAGACTCCCTGAAGGAAATTCCGTCCCCACGCCTTAGTTGTCCTGCAGGCTCCCGGGCTTATGGTTCCTACTGCTATACTTTGTTTCGGATACCACAGTCCTGGTTCGATGCAGAA cTGGCCTGCCAGAAGAGACCTTCGGGACACCTGGTGTCTGTGCTCAGTGGAGCTGAAgcttcctttgtctcctccctggTGAAGAGCACAGGGAACACCTACCAATATATCTGGATTGGGCTCCATGACCCCACCCTG GGTGAAGAACCCAATGGAGGCGGATGGGAATGGAGTAACAATGATGTGATGAATTACTTTAACTGGGAAAGGAACCCATCCAACTGCTTGGACCGTGGTTTCTGTGGCAGCTTGTCCAGAGCTTctg gaTTTTTGAAATGGAGAGATAATATATGTGACATGAAGCTGCCCTATGTCTGCAAATTCAAGGATTAG
- the LOC110562192 gene encoding lithostathine-2, translating to MAQKNAYFILSTCLMFLSFSQGQGAADDLLLAESDLPSVKINCPEGANAYGSYCYYFIEDRLTWGEADLFCQNMNSGHLVSVLSQAESNFVASLVKESGTTVSNVWTGLHDPKNNRRWHWSSGSLFLYKSWATGAPSTANRGYCVTLTSNTAYKKWKDENCDAQYPFVCKFKA from the exons ATGGCTCAGAAGAATGCATACTTTATCCTTTCCACATGCCTGATGTTCCTGTCATTCAGCCAAG GTCAAGGGGCTGCAGACGACTTGCTTTTGGCAGAAAGCGACCTTCCTTCTGTTAAAATCAACTGCCCAGAAGGTGCTAATGCCTACGGTTCCTACTGCTACTACTTCATTGAAGATCGTTTGACCTGGGGGGAGGCAGAT CTCTTTTGCCAGAACATGAATTCAGGTCACCTGGTATCAGTGCTCAGCCAGGCTGAGAGCAACTTTGTGGCCTCTCTGGTTAAGGAAAGTGGCACTACAGTTAGCAATGTCTGGACTGGACTTCATGACCCCAAAAAT AACCGTCGTTGGCACTGGAGCAGTGGATCTCTATTTCTCTACAAATCATGGGCCACTGGGGCTCCAAGCACTGCCAATCGTGGTTATTGTGTGACACTGACGTCAAACACAG CatacaagaaatggaaggatGAAAACTGTGATGCTCAGTACCCCTTTGTCTGCAAGTTCAAAGCCTAA